The DNA region GCCCCGCCCCATAGTTCACCGTGTAAGGCCGTGCCTGCACGATCACCACGTGCGCATCCTCACCCGCGAGCAGGAACTCCACATCCACCGCGTTCACCGTCCCACCCCAACGCGGTCTCATCTCGTCATGGATTTTCCCGAGCACCTTCGCCAGCTCCGCGATCTGCTTCTCGCTCAAGATCGCCTTCCCGCCCGTCCGCGAACTCCGCGCCAGCACCTCGCTTTCCACGTCCTCGCTATACGTGTAGATTAAAACCTGCTCGGGAACTTCATCGCCATGCGCGCCTGTCACGCTCCCTCCGCGCGTCTGCACATTCACCAAAAATCCCGGCCGCCCCTCCGTGAACGGATTTGCCGTGATCGCCACGCCATTCGCCAATGCCCCATCGACGAACGGCTGCGCCAGAATCGCCATCGCCACGCGCCGGTGATCCACCCGATACCACGAACGCTCCTCAAACGCGCCCGCCAACCACACGCTCGCCCACACCTCGCGAATCGCCTTCGCCAGCTGCTCCGGCGTCGCGCCCGCCTTCACCACGACCGAGCGATACAGCCCCGCGCCGCTGAACCCCGCCAGATCCTCCGCATTCGTGCTCGAGCGCAAAATCCATTTCGCCGTCGGCGCCGTCGCCTGGATCTTCGCATGAACGCTCGCGAGCAACTCCGCATCCACCTCCTTCGTTTCGATCAACGCGCGCGCCTCCGCCAGCCGCGCCGTCCGCCCCGCGACATCCACCAGCATCGCCTCATCCATCAACAAGCCATCCACACACCGCTCCGCCCCCGTCGCCCGAAAATGCTTCAGATAATGCGCCATCGGAATCACGAACCCGCCCGGCGTCCGCACCTCTTTTCCCAGCCGCCCGACCTGCGCGAGTTGCGCCGCCTTCGCCCCCGCAAAATCCGCGTCATACAAACTCAGCTCCTTCAAATCCGACAACTTCACCGGCTTGCGATCCAGCTTCGGAATCAACGCCTCGCTCGGCCGCCGCTGCTTCCAGCTCGTCTCCGCCTCGCTCAACGACACCTCCCGCAACCCAAACTCCTGCGGCCCGACCGACAACTCCACCAACTTCCCCTCCAGCCTCGCCACATCCGCATAATCTAGCGCACCGCGCAGTCCCATATTCGGCGTCTTCCGTCCCGCACAAAGCACCGCGATATGTCCGAGTGGGGCTTGCAACGGCTGCGAGATCACCGCCGCCGAAACCGGAATCTCCTCCGGCAACTGCTCCAGCACCAAAATCTGATCCGGCCGCACCGAGCCCGGCTCAAGCGCCCCGCGCACGATCCGCAAATACCCGCACGCCTTCCCTTCCGTCAGCGGCTGATACTTCACACCCGCAAAAACTTCCTCGGTCGAAACCACAGCCAACTTATCCCGCACCGCCTTCGTCAGCTCTTCGTGCAACCCCGACAGCGGCCGATACCGCAGCCGATCCCCGATCCACAGCGCGCCGCGCAGCTGCTGATAAAGCGCCAGCACTTTTTCCCCCGCGAGCGTGTCTCCACCGATCATCTCCAACGTCCAAAGATCCCCATCCAGATAATGAACGATCGAACCCAGCTCGAAGCGTCGATCCTCCCGCCGGTACTCACGGACATTAAAAACCGCATGCGACTCCACCGGCCGCCTCAGCGTCGATAGCTTCTCCGCCGCAAACGCGTAGTGCATATCGTACCGCTCCGAATCCACAAACCACAGCGTCCTCCCCGTCTCCCGATCGAGGAGAAACTTCACGACCTCCGTCCGCGCGACCGTCTGCGACGCCGGCCTCGCCGCCATCTTCGCCCACGCCTCCGCACTTTCGATGGTGTGTACCGATTCAATACGCCCTGCCACCTCGCCCGGTTTCGCCAAAGGCCGCACCGCTCTGCGCGCAACGACTTCGTTCGCCCCCACCGGCGCGCCTGCGGCCACCGCCGTCAATCCAGCCAGTCCCAGTCCCACGCCAGCAGCCAAAACCAACACGACCAGACTTCTCATATTTACGGAGAGCAGACGGATGCCGGCGTTCATGCTTAACGAACTACCCCGCGCTCATTATTCCGACAAGCGGCAACCCGACTTGGCAATTTCCCGCGTAGACACACCTTGCCTCGCATCGTCATCCCGCTCTCAACTTTCACCCGTCACTCTTCACCCTTCCACTTTTCTCCATGTCCCTCACACCCGAGCAAAAACAGACCGTAGCCTCCTGGGTCGCCGCTGGCGACAACCTCTCCGCGATCCAGAAAAAACTCTCCGAGCAGCTCAAAATCTCCATGACCTACATGGACGTCCGCTTCCTCGTCGATGACCTCGACCTCTCGCTCAAAGACGCCGCCCCCAAAGTCGACACCTCTGACGTCTCCAAAGCCCAGTCCGCGAAGCCAAAATCTCCCGCCGCCAAAACCCCGCCCGCCGGAGCCAGCGGCCCTGCCGTTGCCGACCAAGACGTACCGGCCGATCTCGAAGACGGCGAACTCGCCGAAGACCCCAACGCCTTCCCCGAAGAGACTATCCCCGGCAACGTCACCGTCGAAGTAAACAAGGTGAACTTGATTCCCGGAGCACTCGCGAGCGGCACGGTCACCTTCAGCGACGGCGTCACCGCCGACTGGATCGTCGATAATCAAGGCCGCCCCGGCTTCACCAAAGTCAGCCAGCCCGGTTATCGCCCGACGCCGCAAGACGGCCAGGCCTTCATGCAAGAACTCAGCGCCGCTCTGCAAAAGCAGGGTTACTAAACCACGCGCACGTTTTCCTAAACGCGCTGCTCACCCACAAAAAAGCCCGGACCAATTGGCCCGGGCTTTTTGTTATCCAAATTTCAGTCAGCTCAGCGGCTAATGTCGTTCAAGAGCTGCTCCATGGAAGTATAGCCATTCAGCACCTTGAGCGCCCCGGCACAGCGTTCCTTGGCGGCGAGACCGGTATTTTCAGCGAGGAATACGATGTAGCTCGCGATGTTCTTCGAGAAGTTCAGCCGGCCTTCGTCGCTGATCGTATAAAAACGCGCGCGCTGCTGATAACCCGCCGGCGAGTGATCGCCGAGAGCGCTCTTCTCCGCTTTGCCATTAGCGGCGAGCACGTAGAGGAAGTTATACTCGAACCAGAACATGTGCTCCGGATCGGCCTTGAGCGCTTCGATCGCTGAACGAGCCGTCGCTTCGCTGGCGAAAACATCCGTCGGCTTGCCCGACTTCGTGAGCGCATCGACGACAAACACGCGGGCAAATTTCTGCTCCGTCGCATCTGCGCTGAACACACCCTTGATCGCGAGCTCGACCGTAAATTTATACCAATCGCTCCAAAGCTTCTGGTCGTCCGCATTCTTCGAAGCGAAGAGCGCGCGGCCCATCTCGTAAGTGTAGCGACCGCTCGTCTTGATCTCGAGCTTGCTGCCCGTGACCTGACCCATGACCTGATAATTCTCAGCCGATTTTCCGGAGCCCGAGTGGAAACCGATGCTCGAACCAAACTGTTTGCAGACATTCCACTGCTTCTCGATGAGCACTTTCAGCGCAGCGTTGTCCGGATACGGCATGTTCTTTTGGAAACCAAAAGCCGGAGCCACGAAGCTGATCTTCATTCCCAGCGCTTCACAGAGCGCCAGCATGATCGCCGTCGTTTCCGGCGTCGTGAGACCGGGCAGTTCGTCGATTGAAAGTTCACGGAGATACGCGCGACCGGCGTCGGTCGTGAACAATTTCGCGCGGGCAGCGGCGTACTTCTCGTCGCGCACCTTCATCTTCTGCAACGACGGCCAGACGTAAGCGAGGAGCTTGGCGAACTCCGCTTCATTCAGCGTAAGACCCACCGAAGCGACCCGTGCTTTCACCTTTGTAACGAGTTCAGCAGGCACATTAGCCTTCACCCAACCCGCCGCATCGTCGGCGACTTTGGTCTGAGCCAGTTCAGGCGAAAGATCGAACGTGATGTAGCTCGCGAGCACGCAACCCGTGACGAGTTGATCTTCGCGCACATCGAACTTGCCGCCGATCGGCTGGTGGTCGGCGTTGAAGCTCCACGCGATGCCGTGACGATGGAAACCGGTCTTCAACTTCGAGAGCACACAGCCATGGCTCATGCCTTCGACGCTCTGACCCTGGTGACCTTCCGGAACGTTGGTGCCGATGAACGGGAAAGGAACCGTATCCAGTTTTCCCGCCAGCATCGCATCGACGTCGTAAACAAGTTCGCGCGGGATCGAGTTCTGATTCGCCGTCACGCCGATCTCGAGCGCGCTCATCGCCCACTCAACCGCCGGCCAGTGCAATGTCGTGAAACGCGCACCGATGCCCAGCGTGCTCTGACCGAGCTTTTGCGAAGCGCTCGGGAAAATTGTGGAAGCCGGATTGTGCTCCTGGATGAGATTCTTGAGCTTCAGCAAATTCGCGAACGTGGCAGGAAACGCCGCGCCACCCGCAACCGCCACACCGCTCGCCAGCACCTTCACCGCGTCCACGCCGCCTTTGGCTTCGAGTTTCCAAGCCGTGTCGCCAGTCGTGTCCTCAACGAGCGTCCACTTGCCTGCCGCCGTTTCAAACTGGCTCTTCGGCCAGGCCTTCACGGCACCTTTCACGACATTCGCACTGAGCGTTGCCCAATCGAGGCAGAAGTCGGGACTCACACACGGATTGCTCGCGATGCGCAGGTTGTTTTGGAGCAGGAAGGAGTTGATGGAGCTCATGGGAATAAGGACACGAGTCCAGCACGTCTAATCCTCCACGAGCGAGATGAAAAAAGCCCCGGCGTGCAAAGACGTCCGGGGCTTTGAGTGCTTGGGCAAAAAAAGATCGCTCAGCCTGCCGCGTCGCGCTCCAGCAGCGCCTTCGCCTGTTCAAGCACCTGCTTGCGGCGCTTCTCGAACTGGATCGTCTGCTCGCCGAACTTCTTTTTCTCGTCCTGGAAAGCGATAACCTCGGCTTCCCAAAGTGAACGCTCCTGAGTCGTCTTGGCGGCTTCCTTCTTGAGTTTGCTTTCGTCCGCTTGCAGGCGCGACTCGATGTCGGACAACTCGGCCTCGCGCTTGGCGATGGTCTTGTTGGCCTGATCAATCTTCGCGAGATCGGCCTTGAGCTTCGCTTGGGCGACTTCCACTTCGGCACCGATCTTTTCGATCTCGGCCTGCTCGGCTTTGATCTTGGATTCGAGCTCTTTGACCTTGGCCTCCGAGGCCGCGATCTTCGCCATCTCAGCTTTGACCTTCGCCTCGCTCTGCGAGACGGCAAGTTTCGCCTGCTCCTGATCCTCTTCGACCGCGATGCGCTCCTTCTGAAGCTTGGTCTTTTCGGCCGCAACCGCCGCCTGCTCGCCTGCGAGCTTCTTGCGCTCTGCCGCGAGCGATGCGACATGCTCCTCAAGTTCGGTCTTCTCGATCGCGAGCTTCTGCTCAGCCTTTTTGAGACCGGCTTTTTCCGCAGTGATCGTCGTTTCGAGATCGGCCAGTTTGGCCTGCTCCTTCTCGACATCCTTCTTCGCCTTGGCGAGCAGCGCATCGGCTTCGGCCTGCGCTTTCGATAGTGCCGCTTTCGCTTCGGCTTCCTGCTGCTTCACTTTCGCTTCGCGACTGAAAATCGCCTCTTCGCGTTGAGCCAGACCATCGGTCTGCTTCTGGATTTCGATGCGCTCCTTGGCGTAATGTTGCTCCGCCTTCTTGAGGGCCTCTTTCTCGGTGGAAAGTGATGCTTCGAGCTCGGCCAGCGCCTGCGACTCTTTTTCCGCCTCGGCCTTAGCTTTGGAAATAATCGCCGTGGCCTCGGACTGAGCCTTTTCCAATGCGGCTTTGCCCTTGGCCTCTTGATCCTTCAACGCCTTTTCGCGCAGGCCAAATTCTTCGGTCTGCTGGTTCAGCGCCGCCTGTTCAGCCGCGATCTTCTTCTCGGCCTGCTTGATTTGGTTTCGCTCGGTGAGCAGCGACTCTTCCATCTCGGCGAGCTTTTGCTGCTGCTTCTCGGAATCAGACTTGGCCTTCGCCACCAGTGCGGCGGCATCCGCCTGCGCCTTTTCAACCAGCGCCTTGGCCTTGGTTTCTTGAGACTTCACTGTGGCCTCACGGTCCGTGAGCGAGGCCTCCATTGACTCAAGTTCAGCCCGCTGCGCGACCAGCTGCTGTTCAGATTTCTTCAGTCCCGCTTTAGCGGTGACGATCGCACTCTCGCTCTCGGCAAGTTTCTTCTGCTCAGCCTCTGCTTCAGCTTTCGCCTTCTTCAACAAGGCATCCGCTTCCGCCTTCGATGCGGCAAACGCCGCCTTAGCCGCGGTCTCGTCTTCACGGAGCTTCTTTTCCTTCTCAACAAAAGCGGTTTCGCGCGCGCTGAGAGCCGCCGTATCTTTTCCAAACGCGTCCTTCTCGCTGCTCAGCTTCTTCTCGCCCTGCTTAAGCGATATGCGTTCGCCTTCGAGAGCCTCTTCGGCCTCGGCGATACGCTGCTTTTCTTTTTCCGCCTCAGCCTTGGCCTTCGCAAGAATCGCCGCGGACTCCGCCTGCGCCTTCTCCAGCGCCGACTTAACTTTGCCCTCCTGTGCGTGGAGCGCGGCTTCTTTTTCAGCCAGCGCAGCCGTCTGCTGCTCGATCTCGGCGGTATCCAGTGCAAGCTTCTGCTCGGTCTTCTTGAGTTTGGTACGCTCGGCGGCCAGCGCGGTCTCCGCTTCGGCCAGACGAGCCTGCTCTTTCGCCGCCTGTTCTTTCGCGGTGCTCACCAACGTCGTGGCCTCGGCCTGCGCCTTGGCCGTCAGCGCCTTCGCCTCAGCTTCTTGCTTGCGCAGGGACTCTTCACGCTTCGAAAAAACTTCCTGCTGCGCTTCCAGATCAGCGCGCTCGGTCGCGATTTTTTGCTCGGCCTTCTTCAAAGCGGAGCGTTCTCCCGCGATCGCCACTTCCGCATCCGCGAGCTTTTGTTGCTCGCGCTCGATCTCACTCGTGCGCGTGGCGGCGGCTTTGCGCTTCGACTCCAGCTCTTCGAGCGCCTTCGCCAGATTAGACTGCTCTTCGGCAAGCTTCTTTTGAGCTGCTGCGACGCTCTCACGTTCATTCTTCAACGCCTTGGATTCGTTCTCAAGTTTGCGGGCTTCGAGCTTGAGTTCCATGACGCGCATCTCCGCGTCACCGAGTTCCTCTCGCGCCTTTTCAAGCGCCTTGGCCTCTTCGGCCAGACGCTTCTTTTCCTCTTCGAGTCGTTCACGTTCGACCGAGTCCAAAGCGACCGCTTCCGTCTTCTTTTTGGCGGAAGACTGCTTCATCACCACCTGCTCAGTATCCAATTTCTCCTGATCGGCGGCGAGCTTCTCCTGAGCCTTGGCTAGAGCCGCCTCCCGCGCCGCAAGTTTCGACTCAGCCGTGGAAACGTCCGCCAGGCGCGCCAGCCCGTCGGCGACCTTGGCCCGCTCGGCGTCGAGACTCGACACCCGCTGCTCAAGTTTCTTG from Nibricoccus aquaticus includes:
- a CDS encoding PEP/pyruvate-binding domain-containing protein, whose translation is MNAGIRLLSVNMRSLVVLVLAAGVGLGLAGLTAVAAGAPVGANEVVARRAVRPLAKPGEVAGRIESVHTIESAEAWAKMAARPASQTVARTEVVKFLLDRETGRTLWFVDSERYDMHYAFAAEKLSTLRRPVESHAVFNVREYRREDRRFELGSIVHYLDGDLWTLEMIGGDTLAGEKVLALYQQLRGALWIGDRLRYRPLSGLHEELTKAVRDKLAVVSTEEVFAGVKYQPLTEGKACGYLRIVRGALEPGSVRPDQILVLEQLPEEIPVSAAVISQPLQAPLGHIAVLCAGRKTPNMGLRGALDYADVARLEGKLVELSVGPQEFGLREVSLSEAETSWKQRRPSEALIPKLDRKPVKLSDLKELSLYDADFAGAKAAQLAQVGRLGKEVRTPGGFVIPMAHYLKHFRATGAERCVDGLLMDEAMLVDVAGRTARLAEARALIETKEVDAELLASVHAKIQATAPTAKWILRSSTNAEDLAGFSGAGLYRSVVVKAGATPEQLAKAIREVWASVWLAGAFEERSWYRVDHRRVAMAILAQPFVDGALANGVAITANPFTEGRPGFLVNVQTRGGSVTGAHGDEVPEQVLIYTYSEDVESEVLARSSRTGGKAILSEKQIAELAKVLGKIHDEMRPRWGGTVNAVDVEFLLAGEDAHVVIVQARPYTVNYGAGRRLE
- a CDS encoding tagaturonate epimerase family protein; amino-acid sequence: MSSINSFLLQNNLRIASNPCVSPDFCLDWATLSANVVKGAVKAWPKSQFETAAGKWTLVEDTTGDTAWKLEAKGGVDAVKVLASGVAVAGGAAFPATFANLLKLKNLIQEHNPASTIFPSASQKLGQSTLGIGARFTTLHWPAVEWAMSALEIGVTANQNSIPRELVYDVDAMLAGKLDTVPFPFIGTNVPEGHQGQSVEGMSHGCVLSKLKTGFHRHGIAWSFNADHQPIGGKFDVREDQLVTGCVLASYITFDLSPELAQTKVADDAAGWVKANVPAELVTKVKARVASVGLTLNEAEFAKLLAYVWPSLQKMKVRDEKYAAARAKLFTTDAGRAYLRELSIDELPGLTTPETTAIMLALCEALGMKISFVAPAFGFQKNMPYPDNAALKVLIEKQWNVCKQFGSSIGFHSGSGKSAENYQVMGQVTGSKLEIKTSGRYTYEMGRALFASKNADDQKLWSDWYKFTVELAIKGVFSADATEQKFARVFVVDALTKSGKPTDVFASEATARSAIEALKADPEHMFWFEYNFLYVLAANGKAEKSALGDHSPAGYQQRARFYTISDEGRLNFSKNIASYIVFLAENTGLAAKERCAGALKVLNGYTSMEQLLNDISR
- a CDS encoding response regulator is translated as MVSAKILLIQHNEVLRQARSLVFGGAFFHALSLRESSQVRDYLARESVDVILADCRGADASGLDFVESLRKAQPRAKVILVADGLDLPTVVRGIRLGIKDVFQPPLDLEALMKRITDFAGTREGAGEALRNADWSSLEEFFSDGSAAGSPDASAKASPPSAARKERARPGIEGDAIRDELAKERASLAAERTRLTEDAKKLEQRVSSLDAERAKVADGLARLADVSTAESKLAAREAALAKAQEKLAADQEKLDTEQVVMKQSSAKKKTEAVALDSVERERLEEEKKRLAEEAKALEKAREELGDAEMRVMELKLEARKLENESKALKNERESVAAAQKKLAEEQSNLAKALEELESKRKAAATRTSEIEREQQKLADAEVAIAGERSALKKAEQKIATERADLEAQQEVFSKREESLRKQEAEAKALTAKAQAEATTLVSTAKEQAAKEQARLAEAETALAAERTKLKKTEQKLALDTAEIEQQTAALAEKEAALHAQEGKVKSALEKAQAESAAILAKAKAEAEKEKQRIAEAEEALEGERISLKQGEKKLSSEKDAFGKDTAALSARETAFVEKEKKLREDETAAKAAFAASKAEADALLKKAKAEAEAEQKKLAESESAIVTAKAGLKKSEQQLVAQRAELESMEASLTDREATVKSQETKAKALVEKAQADAAALVAKAKSDSEKQQQKLAEMEESLLTERNQIKQAEKKIAAEQAALNQQTEEFGLREKALKDQEAKGKAALEKAQSEATAIISKAKAEAEKESQALAELEASLSTEKEALKKAEQHYAKERIEIQKQTDGLAQREEAIFSREAKVKQQEAEAKAALSKAQAEADALLAKAKKDVEKEQAKLADLETTITAEKAGLKKAEQKLAIEKTELEEHVASLAAERKKLAGEQAAVAAEKTKLQKERIAVEEDQEQAKLAVSQSEAKVKAEMAKIAASEAKVKELESKIKAEQAEIEKIGAEVEVAQAKLKADLAKIDQANKTIAKREAELSDIESRLQADESKLKKEAAKTTQERSLWEAEVIAFQDEKKKFGEQTIQFEKRRKQVLEQAKALLERDAAG